GGAAGGATGCGTTCGACGCCTCGCAGGAAGGACCGAACTACGAACTCGCCAATTCGCCTTATCTCGGTGCTGCGTTCGAGTGTCAGGAAAAGGTCGCGGGAAGCTGTCCGTCAGTGGGCCGCATTCACCTCTTCAACTACTCCGCGCTCGCCAGTCAGGGCAAGCTGTCGGGCGATATTCCGGCGGTGAGCATCGGAGCCGAGCGGCTCGCACAAGGCATCGTCTCACGCATGTTCTGTGACGATTGCGACGAGCATTACGCGGCGTTGCAGGCTTATGCCAAGCCGGAGCTGTTCGGCGACGAATGGACCGACGCGGATGAAGAACAGCGTTCGTTGGACGTCGCGCCTCAAGCAAAGGCGTCCTAAAGAAGAACCAGGTCTTCCACGCGCACATCGCAGACTAGCATGTAGCCCGGCGCGTGCGTAATGCAAATGGGGGGCCGCGCCTCGATGGTCGCGGCCTGCGGCGTCACACCACAGCCCCAGAACACGGGCTGCTCGCCGTCGAGGATCTCGGTGGGTTCTCCCTCGTCCGGAACGGCCACGTCGCGGATTCCTATCGCCGCGGGGTCGCCCATGTGGACGGGGGCACCATGCGCGCCGGGCAGCCCGCCGCATACCTCATATGCAATCGCTGCTTCCTGCGGCGTGTAGGGTCGCATCGACACGATCATCGGGCCGTGAAACCGTCCAACCGGTTGCGTCTGGATAGAGGTGCGATACATCGGGACGACCTTGCCCTCGTCGACATGGCGTACGCGCAAACCGGCCACTTCCAGCGCATGCTCGAATGACAGCGAGCAGCCAAGCACAAAGCCGACGAAATCGTCCTGCCAGAGGGTGGAGATGTCATCGAGCTCTTCTGCGAGGACGCCATCGCGCCATACCCGGTAGCGCGGCAAGTCGGTGCGCAGGTCGACGTCGTCACCGAGCATGGGGACGAGGCTTGTGCCGGCCCGTGTCATGCCGATCAGCGGGCAAGGCGTGGGATTGGCCCGGCAGTAGCCCGCGAAGTCATCCGCCCACGATTGCGGCAGGATGACCAGATTGCCTTGCGCGTAGCCCGGCGCCATGCCGCTCGTGTTGCCATTGAAACCCGCGCGGATTCCAGCGCGTGCGCCTTGCGGAGTCAGCGCCCATGCAGGCGTCGGCGAGATTTCAGGTGAATTGCGCTTGAGACGTTCCATGAAGCTCACTCCCGATCCGATCGCGCTACTGCAACGACTCCGACGCAGTTTCGCGTGTCCTGGTGAGCGTCAAAAGACCGATCAACGCGGCCGCGACCAGCAGGAACGCCGGGCTCAGCAGGTTGCCGGTCGAGCCGATCAGCGCGGTGGCGAGATAGGGCGTCACGCCGCCGCCGAGCATCGCGCCGAAGTTAAAGCTGAACGCGGTGCCGGTATAACGGACGCGGGTTGGAAACTGCTCCGCGTAGGTCGGGTAGCCCACCGATTGCACGATCGGCATCGGCAGCGCCACGATAAACATCGCGAGGAACGCGAGGCCGATGTTCTGGTGATTCATCAGCATCATCATCGGAAAGACCAGCACGATATACGCAGCGAAGCCGATGGCCAGCACTTTGCGGCGTCCAATGCGGTCGGACAGGCCGCCCCATACGGGCATCAGCACGGCCATCGAGAGGCTGACCAAGGACATGAGCCAATACACGCTGGTCTTGTCGTACTTCAGGTAGGTGATCATGTAGATGTTCATGAACACAAAGCCCACCCAGTACCCGGCATTCTGTCCAAACGAAATCAGGAAGACCTTGAGCATCGCCGCACGGTGGTGCGTGAAGACTTCTTTCAGTGGGGCTTTGACCGGCTTGCTCTGTTCGAGGGTCTTCCTGAACACGGCCGATTCTTCGATACGTTTGCGCACGTAAGCCGAAACCAGCACGAGCGGGAGCGCCATCAGAAACGGAATGCGCCAGCCCCAGTCGTGCAGTTGCGCGCTGCTCATGAAGCCGCTCGTCAAGCCGCAGACGGCTGCGGCGAGTGCGCCGCCAATTGCCACACCCACCGGCGTCGCCGCACCATAGAAACCGCGCCGGCCGCGCGGCGCGCACTCCGCCACGTACGCTGCGGAACCGGTCACCTCAGCGCCGGCGAAAAAGCCTTGCGCGAGACGGACCATCAGGAGTGCGATGGGAGCCAGTCCTCCCACGAGAGACGCAGTGGGCAGCACACCCACTGCTCCGGTGGCGACGCCCATGCCGATCACCGTCACGATCAGGACACTACGGCGTCCTACCTTGTCGCCGAGGCGTCCAAGTACGATACCGCCGACCGGGCGCATCAGAAAGGCCGTGCCGAAGATCGCCAGCACCGAAAGCAGGGCAGCCGTGCCGTTGCCTGCTGGAAAGAACAGCGGGCCGATGATGGATGCCATGTATCCATAAACACCGAACTCGTAATACTCGATTGACGTTCCGGCGGCCGCGGCAAGCGCTGCCTTGCGAGCGGCACTCCTCGTCGCCGATGCGGAAGGCGTCGCGTCTGTTTCGAAGTGTGCAGTTGAGGCGTTCGGCATGATCATCGGTTCCAGAGTGGGGGGTAGTCAGCTTGACGCCACACAAAGCTGCTCTAGTGCTGCGAAGCTTCTTTGCTGGGACAACATCAGTCGTTGGGCGGTACCCAGGTCGACGAGCGTAAGGCGAATGGTCTCGCCGGGCATCTTTTGTGCGAGCCGTGGCAGATCGACTGCACAAACATGGCCGATCTTCGGATAGCCGCCGGTCGTCTGGCGGTCTGCCATCAGAATGATTGGTTGGCCGTCGGCGGGAACCTGGATCGAACCAAAATCGACCGCTTCCGATATCACTTCGCGCGGCGCCGTCAGCTCGAGCTTCTCGCCTTCGAGTCGATAACCCATCCGGTCCGACTGCGGCGAGATCCGATACGGCGCAGCCTCGAGCGCTTGCTGGGCGTGCGATGAAAAGCAGGACCACTCACGACCGCGAATCACCCGTATGGGCGAATCGGACGGCAATGCAACCTGATCGTCGAACGCCTGGCTCAGGCTTCGTGCCGCTTGCGACAGCTTTGCCAGCCTGCTGGACGGTGCCAGTTGACTCAAAGAAAGCACATCGCCTTTTTTCAATGGACGCCCTGCGTGGCCGCCATAAGCGCCGCGCGTGTAGGTGCTGGCGCTACCCATCACCGGATCGAAGACGAATCCACCGCGCACCGCAAGGTATGCACGCGTCCCAAAGCTGCGCTTGCCGAACGAAAGGTCGCTTCCTTTCGCAACCGCAACCATATGATTGACAGGAAGAGGCTCGCCATTCAACAGAGCGCCGAGGTCCGCGCCGCTGAGCGCGATCACCGCGTCTTCGTGAAACCGGAGCGTCGGGCCCATCAACGTAATCTCGAGCGTCGCGGTAGACGGCAGATTACCGACCAGTGCATTGGCGAGACGATGCGCGCGCTCGTCCATCACGCCGTTGACGGGGATGCCGAGGTGCCGATAAGCAGTCCGACCGAGATCCTGAAAGGTGCTCAACGCACCGGGCTTGATGACTTCGATACTCATCGCGCCGCTCCTGCGTTGTGACTGATGGTTTCGAACTGCTCTGGCGTGATCGGCACGAAGCGAACCTGGTCTCCCGCATTGACAAGGCAAGGCGCTTCTCGCGCCGGGTCGAACAGTGCAAGCGGGGTCCGTCCGATCAGATTCCAGCCGCCGGGCAACGTCAGCGGATAGATCACGGATTGCCGGTTGGCGAGACCGATCGAACCTGGGGCGACAGCGGTGCGGGGCGTTGCGCGCCGCGCGGGACTCAGTCTGGTGTCGAGCATGCCGAGGTAGGGATGCCCCGGCGCGAAGCCGAGCATCATCACGTCCACGAGCGCTCCGCTGTGCAGTTCGATGACCTCGTGCTCGGAAAGGCCACAGGCGTGAGCTACTTCGCCGAGATCCGGCCCATGTTCGCCGCCGTAGCAAACGGGTATCTCGACCACGCGTCGTGCTGCCTCTTGCGTGGCGTCGACTGTTTTCAACAGACTGTTCAGCGCTTCGAGGAGTGCGTCATAGGGTGCCAGACTGGTGTTGTCCAGCGGCACCCGATGCGGCGCGTAGTGAATGCCGACAGTCGTCATGGCCGGGACGATACCGGTCACGTACGGCAGATTTTCCGCCGCGATGCGCGCGGCGAAATCGCGCGCGCTGCGGTTTGCGGCGACGCGGTCCCCGGCATGCAGTTCGATGATCAGCAGACGCTCGCCGGAAGCGTGGAGCGTCCATGCGGCTGCATCGGACGCGCTGCGTTTTGCTTCATCATTGACGGGTATCGCGGCGCTCACGTTAATACTCCTCCAGCCGTTTGCGTTGCCGCAAACGGGTCTTGAGCCTGTAAAAGGGGAAGGGCTGCTGCCTGGTTATATTGGCTTACTTGGCAAACAGCGATTCGATGTTCGCGAACGCCTTCATCTCAAGCGCGTTGCCCGACGGATCGAGGAAGAACATCGTGGCTTGCTCGCCCACTTCGCCCTTGAAGCGGATGTACGGTTCGATGATGAATTGCATGCCCGCGTCCGTGAGTTTTTTCGCTGCGGCGTGCCATTGCTCCATGGGCAGTACAACGCCGAAATGGCGCACCGGGACCGCGTGGTCGTCCACGGCGCTCGTCTGGCGATGGCCGACTTCGTCCGGCGCGAGATGGGCCACGATCTGGTGGCCGTAGAAGTTGAAATCCACCCAGTCTTCCGAGCTGCGGCCTTCGGGGCAACCGAGGAGGTCGCCGTAGAACTCGCGTGCAGCGGCAATGCTGTGCACCGGGAAGGCGAGGTGAAAGGGGGGCACGGCAGTCGTGGTGTCGCTCATGTTGGGATCCTCAGGTAGTTCAATGTGGTGCCACGCAAACCAGTCTAGGGATGACAAAAATAGTGGAATAGCGATATATTTTTGTCCTCAGCAACAATAAAATCGATCAATCCCACCATGATGCGAGAGCTCAAAACCTTTCTGGCTGTCGTGCGTTACGGCACTTTCGCGAGTGCCGGCTCTCATATCGGGCTGACGCAATCGGCGGTGAGCGCGCAGATCCAGCGTCTGGAGGAGGACCTGGGCTATCCGTTGTTCGAGCGGACCGGCCGCTCGGCGACGCTCAATGCGGCCGGCAAACATACGGTCGAGGTGGCCGAGGAGCTGCTCTCGGTGTACGCGCGCCTGGCCGATCGCGGCGGTGTGGCGGAGCAGTCAGGCTTGCTGCGCGTCGGGGCGATCGCGTCGGCGCAAGGTTCGTTTCTGGTCAGCGCCATTCAACGCTTCAGGCAGGATTCGCCGGGATGGCGCATTCGTGTCATTCCGGGCGTGTCGTTGAATCTGCTGGCTCACGTGGACTCGGGGGAGGTGGACGTGGCGGTGATCATCAAACCGCCGTTCGCGCTGCCGGCCGAATTGAAGTGGCGCACGCTGACTCTGGAACCGTTCGTCTTGCTCGTGCCGCGTGAACTGGCCGCTCGCCCGTGGCGCTCGGTGCTCAAATCGGAGCCTTTTATTCGCTACGATCGCAATTCGTTCGGCGGCCGGCTGGTGGATCGCTTTCTACGAAGGATCCGTGTGACGGTACACGACGTCGTTGAACTCGACGAATTGCAAGGGATAGTCGGGTTGGTGGCCCAGGGCGTTGGTGTCGCGATTGTGCCGCAGGCGGCCGGACTCTATATGCCCGACACGGTGGCCGCATTGCCGCTTGGCGATGACGACGTGTTTTTTCGCGAGATCGGGTTGGTCGAGCGTAGCGGCCGTCATGAGCAGGCCGCGGCAGCTGAGTTTGCCGAGTGCCTGTGCGAGGTGACGAGTGGCCGGCGCTAAACGCCGGGATTCATTAAGCGTGAGTGTGGGCGGATGAAGCGGGCGTCGTCATCGGCCATACTGTGAAAGTAACGTTGCTGGAGTTCACACCATCATGAAGCCCTTTTGCTTCGCAGCGGTTCTCGTCGTGTTCATCGCCGGCTGTGCCTCGACGTCGGCGCCCGTCGATAGTCAAACCGCCCAGCCGGGTCCGGCCGACACGGATAGCTACATTTTGCATACGC
The sequence above is drawn from the Paraburkholderia phenazinium genome and encodes:
- a CDS encoding MFS transporter, which produces MPNASTAHFETDATPSASATRSAARKAALAAAAGTSIEYYEFGVYGYMASIIGPLFFPAGNGTAALLSVLAIFGTAFLMRPVGGIVLGRLGDKVGRRSVLIVTVIGMGVATGAVGVLPTASLVGGLAPIALLMVRLAQGFFAGAEVTGSAAYVAECAPRGRRGFYGAATPVGVAIGGALAAAVCGLTSGFMSSAQLHDWGWRIPFLMALPLVLVSAYVRKRIEESAVFRKTLEQSKPVKAPLKEVFTHHRAAMLKVFLISFGQNAGYWVGFVFMNIYMITYLKYDKTSVYWLMSLVSLSMAVLMPVWGGLSDRIGRRKVLAIGFAAYIVLVFPMMMLMNHQNIGLAFLAMFIVALPMPIVQSVGYPTYAEQFPTRVRYTGTAFSFNFGAMLGGGVTPYLATALIGSTGNLLSPAFLLVAAALIGLLTLTRTRETASESLQ
- a CDS encoding biotin-dependent carboxyltransferase family protein, with the protein product MSIEVIKPGALSTFQDLGRTAYRHLGIPVNGVMDERAHRLANALVGNLPSTATLEITLMGPTLRFHEDAVIALSGADLGALLNGEPLPVNHMVAVAKGSDLSFGKRSFGTRAYLAVRGGFVFDPVMGSASTYTRGAYGGHAGRPLKKGDVLSLSQLAPSSRLAKLSQAARSLSQAFDDQVALPSDSPIRVIRGREWSCFSSHAQQALEAAPYRISPQSDRMGYRLEGEKLELTAPREVISEAVDFGSIQVPADGQPIILMADRQTTGGYPKIGHVCAVDLPRLAQKMPGETIRLTLVDLGTAQRLMLSQQRSFAALEQLCVASS
- the pxpB gene encoding 5-oxoprolinase subunit PxpB codes for the protein MSAAIPVNDEAKRSASDAAAWTLHASGERLLIIELHAGDRVAANRSARDFAARIAAENLPYVTGIVPAMTTVGIHYAPHRVPLDNTSLAPYDALLEALNSLLKTVDATQEAARRVVEIPVCYGGEHGPDLGEVAHACGLSEHEVIELHSGALVDVMMLGFAPGHPYLGMLDTRLSPARRATPRTAVAPGSIGLANRQSVIYPLTLPGGWNLIGRTPLALFDPAREAPCLVNAGDQVRFVPITPEQFETISHNAGAAR
- a CDS encoding VOC family protein, with amino-acid sequence MSDTTTAVPPFHLAFPVHSIAAAREFYGDLLGCPEGRSSEDWVDFNFYGHQIVAHLAPDEVGHRQTSAVDDHAVPVRHFGVVLPMEQWHAAAKKLTDAGMQFIIEPYIRFKGEVGEQATMFFLDPSGNALEMKAFANIESLFAK
- a CDS encoding LysR family transcriptional regulator codes for the protein MMRELKTFLAVVRYGTFASAGSHIGLTQSAVSAQIQRLEEDLGYPLFERTGRSATLNAAGKHTVEVAEELLSVYARLADRGGVAEQSGLLRVGAIASAQGSFLVSAIQRFRQDSPGWRIRVIPGVSLNLLAHVDSGEVDVAVIIKPPFALPAELKWRTLTLEPFVLLVPRELAARPWRSVLKSEPFIRYDRNSFGGRLVDRFLRRIRVTVHDVVELDELQGIVGLVAQGVGVAIVPQAAGLYMPDTVAALPLGDDDVFFREIGLVERSGRHEQAAAAEFAECLCEVTSGRR
- a CDS encoding putative hydro-lyase, giving the protein MERLKRNSPEISPTPAWALTPQGARAGIRAGFNGNTSGMAPGYAQGNLVILPQSWADDFAGYCRANPTPCPLIGMTRAGTSLVPMLGDDVDLRTDLPRYRVWRDGVLAEELDDISTLWQDDFVGFVLGCSLSFEHALEVAGLRVRHVDEGKVVPMYRTSIQTQPVGRFHGPMIVSMRPYTPQEAAIAYEVCGGLPGAHGAPVHMGDPAAIGIRDVAVPDEGEPTEILDGEQPVFWGCGVTPQAATIEARPPICITHAPGYMLVCDVRVEDLVLL